In Etheostoma cragini isolate CJK2018 chromosome 19, CSU_Ecrag_1.0, whole genome shotgun sequence, the genomic window TACCGGAAGGTGGACTACTCCAAGATCTCCATCCCGAGCTGGAAGCCGGGCGCCGGCGCCAGGACGGGAGCTGGGACCTCGGGTCGACCCGCCACGGCGTCCGCGGGGGTGTCGGCGACCACCGCCGCCCCCGCCGCCATCTCCTCCTCCAAAGACCGCCCCGAGGGCCGCGAGGCCCGGGAAGGCCGGGAGAGCAAAGACTTCATCAAGCCCAAGCTGGTGACGGTGATCCGCAGCGGCGTGAAGCCCCGCAAGGCCGTGAGGATCCTGCTGAACAAGAAGACGGCGCACTCCTTCGACCAGGTGCTGGCCGACATCACGGAGGCCATCAAGCTGGACTCGGGCGCCGTGAAGAGGCTGTACACGCTGGACGGGAAGCAGGTGAGAGGATGAAACCAGAAtcaggaccaggaccagaatcagaaccagaaccagaaatactttattgatccccgaagagaaactctgtgttgcagttgcacaaatagtagaaatataaataaagaaatacaaggagTGTGGAtgtttacatagttaaaggaatattatgatacattattaacataatTACCATAATTAAggtgttgcaatggtgaaaagtaataataattataataatatgaataataatagtATAGCTGTTGAGTATTGCACATTTCAGGccggtgttattgcacaaaacagataatattgtccagtttcaacctctCTAAGTCTTAGagaggcaggaatgacttcctgtggcgctctgtggtgcattctgggagaatgagtctttcactgaaagtgctcctgtgattgagcagcgagccatggagtgggtgcgagacagtgtccaagatggcatgtagtttggaGAGCGTCCTCCTCTCCGGCACCCTCCCACAGAGAGTCCAGATCCCCCCCCCACAACGTCAGAGCTCCTTTAAGATGCTCCTTTCAGTCTGAAGTGTTGGGACGGTGGGTTCAGTCTCTTTTGAAGCTTAATATTTGGTTCTTTCAGTGAAATGCGTCTGTTTACCAGCTCAAGTCAAGCTGTGTGACTTTGCACATGCTCTGATCCTCTTTTGTGCAACTCCTATTGAATTAAGGATTGTGGATTATAACGACgatttttaacacacacacacacacacacacacacacacacacacacacacacacacacacacacacacacacacacacattgaagtTACAGATAAGGCTGTCGGCTGTAACACAATGATGGCGGGGAGCTggagaaaagcagagaaagagggagctTGGTGGGAATGTATGAAGGTTGTTCAGCTcagatttaaaggtcccatgacatggtctctttggatgcttttatatagaccttagttgtccctaatactgtatctgaagtctctttatatagaccttagtggtccNNNNNNNNNNNNNNNNNNNNNNNNNNNNNNNNNNNNNNNNNNNNNNNNNNNNNNNNNNNNNNNNNNNNNNNNNNNNNNNNNNNNNNNNNNNNNNNNNNNNcacacacacacacacacacacacacacacacacacacacacacacacacacacacacttaatgcattcatgttttcttttctttttaatgaaacaaaagacTCTCTAGGATTTAGTTGCTTAACCCTCGTGTGTCAACTCTTTTGTTGATACTTTTTCTTAActtgttgtcccttttttcagtgtttgtcactttttttgaggttttcaacactacgtaacactaacttattaacttcagttttacatttatatttgagatttatggtcaatagacatcatttataggaaattatacctaatgtttgagttagaaaagcagaaattaggaattatggagactaaaattaaaggaatggatgttgatgataatcacagactggaatatgtcaacttttactcaatactatttcaaaaaaacactttgttttacaatgctatgaaattgaataagacccaaaattaatgaaagtagagatgtgtacttggcaaagagcgttgtgtggaatcaatcatgttattttggggaattacaaagaacattgatataggacaacaggTTAATTAGACCCGAGGACGACAGGAGGGTCAAATCAACTAAATCCTACTGATTAGAATACATGTGAAACAAGtgtcttatctctctctctctctctctctctctccagaatGCAAAGTCAAGGTGTCTCGCCCTACCGCCCCTCCAAAAAATACATCTCCCAAGTCTCCTAGCGGCTCCAGCCTCTCGTGTAAGACTCCACCCAGAGGCCAGACCAGAACAAAGTCTCCCGGCCCAGGTGACCTAAATCTCCCTAAAATGACCCGATAGGCTTGAGTACCAGATCACTTTGACCAATCACGTGACTCCtttctcttgtgtgtgtgtagccaatGAGGCCTCAGGATCGGGGTCAGCTGAGAAGTCCTTCAGGTCCAGCCCGTCCCCCACCAGTCCCGGGTCACGACGAAACCTCAAGGTCTGATTATTTGATTAACTGTTTGCTCTTGATTCATTTctccaaatatgttttttttttttttttttttaaacccgtgttttcctcgggtcaaactgacccgtgttttatatcagaaatatggatttatttttaccaaattaccccaaaataacatggatgactCCATACAACGTGATTActtaatgattacttttattgaatttttggggtgttttatttaatcttagagcattttaattcttttttttttaatggttttaaaaccgtatccggactaaactttgacatcgacccatctgagatccactcaacatccagGTCGAATAAAAACGGGAGTTTCCCTTTAACAGTCAATCATTTTAAAGCAGGTTCCTACCttgtgttttgcatttagtTGGAGAATTTGTTTGCGGGGGGAGCGCAATCTtcgttaaaggcaaaatatgtgtcaaactgTCCAAAAATTGAGTATtttggtgctgcagagacgtcccggcctacaaatcttNNNNNNNNNNNNNNNNNNNNNNNNNNNNNNNNNNNNNNNNNNNNNNNNNNNNNNNNNNNNNNNNNNNNNNNNNNNNNNNNNNNNNNNNNNNNNNNNNNNNcacacacacacacacacacacacacacacacacacacacacacatacagagacacagagacagacagacagacagacaactaAAATTCAAACCCAACCTCTAggaacttaacccttgtgttgtcttcaggtcaaatttgacgcctttttaatgctatttttggaatttataaacctcatttataggaaactatacctaatgtttgagttagaaaagcagaaattaggaattattgagactaaaatgaaagaaatggatgttgacaataatcacagactggaatatgtcaacttttacttaatattatttcaaaaacacttcaatttgtctctccaaatgctataaaattgaataagacgccccaaaattaatgaaagtagagatttgtacttggcaaagagcgttgggatcaatcatgttattttggggaattaaaaagaacattgatataggacaacgggtcagtTTAACAAAGTACAACATGagggatatgtgtgtgtgtgtgtgtgtgtgtgtgtgtgtgttaccttccCACAGCAGCGAGCTTTATCAATGATCTTCAGAGCGTATTCCTGCCCTGTCGACCTGTCAAtcccaacacaacaacacagcccTTTACAGTAGTCCATCAATCTAAACTAAACAACATTTGACCTTTCATGACAGTAACTAGGCTGTTATCATTAATCAATAATACGTTGGGCCGTtccaaaagcaacaacaacaagaaaagaagAGCTCCTTACCTCTCCACGCACGCTTTCACCACGGCAAAGTTTCCATCGCCGATCACTTTCCCGACTTGGTACTTCTCGTTGATCATAGAAGAAGAAACGGTCCGATTCCCGTTCACTGGGGGTAGGAAGAAGGGAATATTCTGACTTTTGTATATTTCACTGATTCAAATCAAGTTTGAGCCAATGGTTACTCTCCGTAACCAATCAGCTGTCAGAGTTTGACACTGCTGCAGAGCTTTTTTTGAACTCTTTAGTGTTTTCTTGAGATGCTGACGATACCAGTTAGCAGCGTTAGCAGCGTTAGCAGCGTTAGCaacacctgtgagtttatcatgtgacaacGAAAACACAAGGTGGAGCAGCacgtcctgtatgtccctcaccGGCTGACGTATTTAAAGATGgagcatgaatatggagcgtgTACCCCAGCTCATGTGAATGCAaagccaaaaggaatacttAGAATTGATGTTGGTGTTAGGTATTAATGAAAAGGGCAACTACACACTACCCCCGTTACACACTGGCCCTTTAAGGGAGGCTTTCTGAGGTTGGCTTTTCTGACAGTCTCAACAAGAAGTGACTTTAGAGTCAGTTCGTTTAGATTNNNNNNNNNNNNNNNNNNNNNNNNNNNNNNNNNNNNNNNNNNNNNNNNNNNNNNNNNNNNNNNNNNNNNNNNNNNNNNNNNNNNNNNNNNNNNNNNNNNNtccatgtttaatagtgtgctagtagagactgatgcattccctaaacatagatgttatctcagctgttggaaattgagaaaaagatgatatttgttaatagataatgaagtaaaatgttatttcagaattgtttttaaaaccccaaataagtcccgggtcagtttaacccgagggacacgagaaGGTCTCGAAAGGgttaaggaatagtttgacttttttttaaccctcgtgttgtcttcctgtcaaaatgaaacacttgtttctttttatcaatgtttttaaatttccgTCCCTTTTTTGCTATGcttttttacaaagtttgtcactttaacattttcaacactacgtaacacttacTTATTATCTTTAGAGTTATATTTGGAATTTATAGTCAACAAATCTTATTTATAGGAaagtatacctaatgtttgagttagaaaagcagaaattaggaattattgagactaaaatgaaaggaatggatgttgatgataatcacagactggaatatgtcaacttttactcaatactatttcaaaaacacttccatttgttttataatgctataaaattgaataagacgccccaaaattaatgaaagtagagatttgtacttggcaaagagcgttgggtggaatcaatcatgttattttggggaattaaaaagaacattgatataggacaacatgaggacaacatgagggttaaataagcgtattcattttattgttgtatcagtactgtgtgtatttgaggTGTCAGCTcgtgtgtgttgcaggtgtgTGAGTATCCCGACGGCACTAAGTCCCTGAAGCTGGGGGACTTCGGTCTGGCGACGGTGGTGGAGGGACCGCTGTACACCGTCTGTGGCACGCCGACCTACGTCGCCCCGGAGATCATCGCCGAGACCGGGTAGGACgggcatttttttaattttttttaaacgtcttttttcctttgttagttcattcttcaaaataaaatcctgtCCACAAACACACCGTTATGACACATCTCTGTCCACGTGAAAAGACAACTGAAGCGCAGTCAGAAGCTGTCAAGAGCACGCAAAGCCACCAGGGGGCGACATAAACACCCAGACtcacaaagaaaagacattagccaatcagaaccctgatatagaaatatagaaatTGTTATTGGAATCCTGCAAACAGCTAGACTAGAGATCTAGACGCACCCCAGGGGCAGCCAGGGGCAGGTTTTCCTTGTCTATACGTTTACACACAAACGCCATTTCATCCAAAAAGCTCGGTTTACAGGGACCtaaaacacacagtgtgtgtgtgtgtgtgtgtgtgtggaggaaagtccaaaacaaagaaaaggctacttaaaaaaaaaaaaaactgcctatGTGTGGAGTAGGCTTCAGTTTCCGAGGATTAGTTGGTAAAACCACCTGTTAACAGACACGtatattaaagtgtgtgtgtgtgtgtgtgtgtgtgtgtgtgtgtgtgtgtgtgtgtgtagctatgGTCTGAAGGTGGATATCTGGGCGGCGGGAGTGATCACCTACATACTTCTGTGTGGATTCCCTCCATTTAGAAGGTAATCAAGgtgtattatattaaatatgtttgtcGAATGCTGTTAACTGACACACGTGTTGTAATTTTTGTCCCGTTTATTTAAAACTtgtccttcctcttcctcttcctcagtgAGAATAACGTCCAGGAGGAGTTGTTTGATCAGATCCTCAGAGGGAAACTGGAGTTCCCTTCTCCGGACTGGGACGCCATCAGCCTCCCCGCCAAGGTACCACTCACTCATGCCCACAGTCACAATTtaaccctcatattgtcctcatattgtcctcatgttgtcctcatgttgtcttcatgttgtcctcatgttgtcttcatattgtcctcatgttgtcttcatgttgtcctNNNNNNNNNNNNNNNNNNNNNNNNNNNNNNNNNNNNNNNNNNNNNNNNNNNNNNNNNNNNNNNNNNNNNNNNNNNNNNNNNNNNNNNNNNNNNNNNNNNNttccacccaacgctctttgccaagtacacatctctactttcattaattttggggcgtcttattcaattttataacattggaaaacaaaatggaagtgtttttgaaatagtattgagtaaaagttgacatattccagtctgtgattatcatcaacatccattcctttaattttagtctcaataattcctaatttctgcttttctaactcaaacattcggtataatttcctataaatgaggtttattgaccataaattcccaagaTAACTGTAacactaaagttaataagttagtgttacgcagtgttgaaaacttccaataagtgacaaacattgaaaaaaaaagagacaaaaacgtaagaaaaagttaacacactgatttaaaaagtctcaacaaaagtgttcaattttgacgggaagacgacgCAAGGGTTAAGGAAGGGGAAGGATTAGGATTTTATTCTGTAATAGGACACCAGGTATCTTGTTGCGTTAGATTTTAACAGAAGACACATTTGTCCAACCTGGTCCTCAGATGCTGATCAGCCAGATGCTGCAGGTGAACGTGGACACCCGGTTCACCGCCGAGGAGGTCCTGTCCCACCCCTGGGTGACGGTAAGAGGGAGCACATGTCAACGACTCAAAtactacacacatgcacgctaAAAGACAGGAACTgagttttatcacttttgtttgtTAGTTGACTTAGTAAAACACAAGTCGCTTTTGCAAAATGTTAACTTTCTGGAAACTTCCATGTTCAAGTTACtctaaaaagtaaatgtaaaaacggtacaaaaaatgcaaacaagtaATGCGAGTACTCAGTCTCAGGCTTTCATGCTGGgatttgtcattgttgttgttgtctagGACGAGGGTCCCGGAGACCCCCACACCGCGAGCAGCACCGAGGAGCAGAACAGTGGAGAAGCCCTGGACCCGGACCAGGACTCCCTGATGCTGGAAACCAAACAAGTTCCCTCCCCGATGGTCTAAAGCACGTCCTCGTTCAGACTCAAAACCATTAACAACAATGTGCGTTTGATCGACTGGAAACCCCCAGACGAGTCCCCCTTGAATCTGGTCTAGAAGTTTGGATTTTCCCCAATAATAATCTTCAGTTTGGAACACGTCCTGTTTTGATCTTTTGGAAACCAAATGAGTTATAGCTTCAGATCAGCCACCCTCGGTCTAGGATAGGACCGGTTCTCCCTTCCTGGAAACCAAATGAGTTATAGCTTCAGATCAGCCACCCTCGGTCAAGGATAGGACCGGTTCTCCCCTCCTGGAAACCAAAGTAATATCTTACATTTAGATTGGAACACCTCCCTGTTACGCATGATTTATACTTCTGTTTAAAACCTGCACGGTGGCTACATGTAgcacggtggctcagtggttagcacttctgcctcacagaaagaaggttcttggttcaaatccaggttgttttgggcctttctgtgtgcaGGACCATAAATCAAGCTCTACTTCTACTGGAAATCAAACAAGTTCCCTCATTCTTGGTCTAGAACAAATGCCCATTCATTTACTGAAAACGTACCAAGTTCCCTCGAATCTGGTCTAGAGTACATCTGAGTACTCTTTAATCCTCACCTTTAGTCTAGAATCCTGTTTCATCTAATGGAAACCAAACAAATACCCGATGGTCTAGAACAAGGTTAATCTAGTCCCGTTGTTTCTCCTGGACGCCAAACCAGTTCCTTCACTGTTGGTCAAATAAAGGTCTTGTTTCATCTACCGGACACTGAACAAGTTCCCTTACCAAGGCCAAGGACTTGTTCCCCCTTTTTATCCACTAAAAACAAACCAAGTTCCTAGAAAAGTCTAGCACTTTGTCCTGTTCTTTCACCCAAGACCCAATGAGTTCCTCACCTCCTCAACTTTGAACACATCCCCTTTTATCAACAAGAAACCAGAAGAGTTCCCCTTAAAATCTGGTTTAAATCAGTCCTGTTTCAACGACTGGAATCCTCTGGTTGAATGTTATCTTCTGGAACTGATATAAGTCCCCGGTATAGAATGTATCCCATTGAATTTATTGGAAACCGAACAACTTCCTTGAAATATTGTCTAGAATAAGCCCTCTAATCCAATCCAGTTCCCACACCTCTGGTCAAAAACATCCAATTTTATCCAGTGGAAACCAAACAGGACGTGATCTCTGCTCGAGAACTCATCCCAGTTCATGTACTGGACACAAAGAAGTCACCTCACCTCTGGtaccaaacaagttccttctcatCCACTGGTAACCAAACAAGATCCTTCAAATCTGGTCTACGATATCTCTTTCTTTCAACTGGACGCCGAAGGAGTTCCCGGACCTCTNNNNNNNNNNNNNNNNNNNNNNNNNNNNNNNNNNNNNNNNNNNNNNNNNNNNNNNNNNNNNNNNNNNNNNNNNNNNNNNNNNNNNNNNNNNNNNNNNNNNTACCAACTGGAAACCAAACAAGATCCTTCAAATCTGGTCTACGATATCTCTTTCTTTCAACTGGACGCCGAAGGAGTTTCCGGACCTCTAGTCCAGAACAAGTCCTGTTTTACCAACTGGAAACCAAACAAGTTTCATTGCCTCTAATATAGAACAGTTTTGTTGCTTCTACTCGACACCGAATGAGCTTTCTTCTCATTGGTTTTTAAAGACCTTACAGTTAATTTACTGGAAACTGAACAGTATTCTGCGGTTTGATCCACTGCAAATAGCATTAAGTTCTCTGTTGGTATTTCCAATTTATTTCCTGGAAACTGTCCTCTCCTCTGGTCTAGACAAGCATTTAATATACTGACGACTTTCACAAGTCcgtctctctgctgctgcactgGAAAGTATTTACATCGtctctgattttgttttttgctggaCAATAATGAAGTTGGCACAATGCTACTTGAAGGACTCGCACCATATCAACACTGGGACACCATGAAGGTGCTATTGGACACAACCCGTTTTATCACCCAGTGTACAGTATCATGTGACTGGACCCATGTCCTGGATATGGTCCTTACCTCTGGTCTGAATTATGCTTAATTTAGAGGCTTTGGAAAAGGCCTCAAACTGCTACCATAGGGTTATAAACAACTGATTCAATGATAAGTCTCTCTGGTTTAGGGATTACTTCCTCTGCCGCTTGGCGACCAGGATGTCTTCCACGTATTCTGGGAAACGTCCCATTTATCCTGCCTTTACCCTCCATTTCTTCTACTTGGCGCCCACCAACCCGAGGAGATATTTAAGTACTGTGCCTGTTTACGCTGCTGATTAAGTCCTTGTAATATCCTAAAATCTCAGCCCATCCCTTCCCATACATCCCACTCTTCAGACCCCGCTATAGACAGACAAGGCTCgttgtttttggggtttttacAGATTTCTTTTACCACACTAAAGTTCACCATGGCTTATGAAAAGGAGCAGATCTGTTTAAAGGGATAgcttgacatttaaaaaaaaaaaaagccttcttGTCAAGAGTTGTATATCTTTTTCATGTCTGAATGTAAGCGTGGAGCAGGGAGTTAATACTCTAACTCAGCCTCAAGACTAAGGTCCAAAGTTCAGAAATCTGCCtcccagcacctctaaagcggATTAATTGACATGTTATCGTTCCCACGTTAatccatgtcaaagtcaaatgtatttatctAGCACGTTAAAACAACAGTGGTTGACCAATGTCAATATCAAATACAGAATTATCacgtaaaatacatttttacaagtaACATGAAACACATTTGACGTCCAGACAAATAGTGATGTAGAAGTTCAGAGAGATACAAAGAGGGCCAAACCATTTCAGGCCTTGAAGACGAGTAAAAAGATCCTAAAATCGATCCTGAAACGTACAGGAAGCCAGCGAAGAGAGGCCGAGACCGGTGGTTATATGTTCCCGTGTTCTTGGAAAATTGTGCTCTTGCGCGGCAAGACATCTGTCCAACATGTAACTCTTCATAAAACCACAACATGTGGTTTCTACAGCCCAATTTCCACCTGGATTTTTGGTTTCATGATTATTCCAAAACCAGATTTTTACCCAAAACACCCCCCCAAAAACCTCAAAACTAATGAGCCTTGTCTGCATAGAATCGCCCGTCCTCCACACGTTCCTCAGCCTTCGTACTGTAACTCAAATTAACTGAGTGACTTCTAAAACCTCacaatttaaagaataaaaacaccaaCCTGCCGAAAGGTTTCTACCGGCAGTATGACTGAGGTCAAGGGTCACGATCCGGTCTGGTCCGAATCCCCGACCCCCCCCGCCTCTCCTCCCGCCTGCAGTCAGAGGATCAAATGtgttgtaaatactgtaaatatcaaATGTCTGTTGGTGTCCGTCTGTGTGAGTCTGTTGTGAAGTAGGAAAACTGTAgcagtttgaaaaaataaacaatgaaaagaaacaatctCATCGTAGACGTCACGTCTCAGCATCCCgaaaaaaaaccttgtttttcATAAAGAGCCAAAGTTTCTTTAAAGGAGGAGCacatttttgactgttttctatCTGGCTACTGATGATTATTTCCATTATCTATTATCTATTTGTAAAAGCATGAGATAGAAGTGAGAAAGTCACAATTATCCACAGCcttcaaatgtttctttatgtccaaccaacagtctaCACCTCCaaattattcagttttatttattatttattaatttaagacaaagaaaagcagaaagtaattgcattaaaaatgactcattgataaatgacaaatcaagaaaatgatttttaaaagttcttaatgtgttttttatgaaacTAGTAGCTGTTAGATAAAtaaagtggagtaaaagtataacgTGTCATGAAATGGGAGCTAAGTACACAACTGATATGGAATATTTAGGGTATATTTGGTTATGTTCCTccactgtacatttttaaatgtggttcctaattattttttgatgaaCCCATGTGTTGCCTTCCTGTCGACCTCTAacttttctgggtcaaaatttaaaataaaatacaaaatgtaagcatttttttttggcGCGTTTGACGTATTTGTtggtattttttccacatttttgagGCTTTTTCCGACATGTTTTCTCCGTTTAACGttcttttataaaacaaaattaaaatgctataaaattgaataaaatacaaattcacCGATCAGTTATGTTACTTGTAGAGTAACAGTTGTAGGGAACCGTTCAcgttattaatttaatttttgacaagaaacccaaatttatgatatagacactttttttttatttttaaatgggtcaaatttgacccgcgGACAACAAGAAGGTTACgtacattttcaattcatttttcttATTAAAACCCCAAACTGGCTCATGAAAAACAAGGTTTCTGAGGGATGTTGACGAACTGTAAGGAAGGAGATTGTTGAGGACGACGTTGGATCTCTTTCCTCACACGGTCATGTGTCTGAGATGTGACGTTAGTGGGTCGTCCATCTATCACGTCGCTCCATCCACACATCCATCAAGCTGTCATTAGTTATAACTGGTTATTAGAATCACTGAgggtgaaggtgtgtgtgtgtgtgggtgagtgtgtgtgggtaattgtgtgtgtaggtgtgagtggatgtgtttgtgggtgggtgtttgtctgggtaattgtgtgtgtggatatgtctgtgtgtgtgtggggtttgAGTGTGTGGGTGGTTGTATGTGTGGGTCTGAGTCTGTGTGGGTGGgtctttgtgtgagtgtttgtgggtagttgtgtgtgtgtggggttgtgtgtgtggatatgtctgtgtgtgtgtggtttgagtgtgtgggtgtgtgtgggtagttgtgtgtgggtggttgTATGTGTGGgtctttgtgtgagtgtttgtgggtagttgtgtgtgtgtggggttgtgtgtttgagtatgtctgtgtgtgtgtaaataagtgTGTTTGATTTCCACGGTGTAatgtttcaatttaaaatcaagTGGAAAGTACgagtttcagtgtgtgtgtgtgtgtgtgtgcgtgcgtgtgtgcatcaAAGGACAGTGGGTCACTTTTGATtttaaacttgatttttttaaagtgttatcTGGATAAATGCGTTGACCTGCTGCTGTGTTGtcatgacctttgaccttaGCACGACCTTCCCATGTCCTTGACATTTTGGCCGAGCCGCTGATTGAGAGTTTAAAGATGATTTGTCGTCTTAAAAAGTTACTTTAAAGCTCCTGTAAGTTAACGTGGATGGTTACATGCAACGCTCTTTACGAATAAAATAACTGATCacttcactactttcattaaaattgtctgttttattaaatttttcaacatttgaagaattgttttataaaaagaaCTTTGATAAAAGGTAATTTTTTGtggaaaagctttaaaaacattggaaaaaaaataaaaaaaaacgctttAAAAAAGCgcagaaaaaacaaactctgaaaaagtgataataaacttgaaaaaaatttGTCGGGAAAAACGACAAATGTCGAAAAAGACGTTTTAATTGCAAATTTTGCCCtttcgaaaaagtgataataaactTGACAAAATTTGTCGGGAAAAACGACAAATGTCGAAAAAGACGTTTTAATTGCAAATTTTGTCCCAGAAAAAGCTAAAAGTTGCTCGTtcgacgggaagacgacacgagaGTTCAGATGAAACTGAGTGTAAAGTCCGCGCCAACGCTAAATATCACGAACACGTCAATCATCGCACTCGTTCGGTTCCTCACGATTAAATTACAGTTTGCAGTTAATAATCAGCGGCTCGGCCTCCGACCTTCTCTGAACCCGctggtcttaattagctttctctttctttatacCAAACCGAGAGGAGCCTTCTGGTGATTAGAGCTGCAGACACACCTGAGTCAACAAGAAGCTCAAATCTTCTGTTTTCAGGACTTTTGACTGTCTGTCTGGCATCTGATGCTAATGTTCAGTTTactacaaatgtgttttagagctGAGACGAGAGGCCATTGTGTGATTATTTTCCAAAAGGTCATTAAAGCAGCTTTAAGCGATGTCACGAGtcttt contains:
- the LOC117935194 gene encoding serine/threonine-protein kinase DCLK2-like — encoded protein: MSLSKTLELEHFEERDKVRRGRSTRTKRDESSAGGGGSGPSSRGSSLVPSPAHSANCSYYRTRTLQALTSEKRAKKVRFYRNGDRYFKGLVYAVSSDRFRSHDALLMELTRSLADNLHLPQGVRTIYTLDGSKKITSMDELVEGECYVCASNEPYRKVDYSKISIPSWKPGAGARTGAGTSGRPATASAGVSATTAAPAAISSSKDRPEGREAREGRESKDFIKPKLVTVIRSGVKPRKAVRILLNKKTAHSFDQVLADITEAIKLDSGAVKRLYTLDGKQSPSGSSLSCKTPPRGQTRTKSPGPANEASGSGSAEKSFRSSPSPTSPGSRRNLKVCEYPDGTKSLKLGDFGLATVVEGPLYTVCGTPTYVAPEIIAETGYGLKVDIWAAGVITYILLCGFPPFRSENNVQEELFDQILRGKLEFPSPDWDAISLPAKMLISQMLQVNVDTRFTAEEVLSHPWVTDEGPGDPHTASSTEEQNSGEALDPDQDSLMLETKQVPSPMV